ATTTGTATCGAACGACTGCATTAACAGGTCATGCTGCTTGAACGTGACGTTTTGCTTAATGTTTTGGTGTAATGAATATATATCATTCTCTTTTGTGAAATGACGCTCTTTTAAATCGGCAGGTAATTCTTTTAAAGAACGTTCTGTATATTGACCGCGTTTTGCAGTTTCTAAAATGTGAAAATCAAGATCTGTTGCTTGTATTTCAAAACGAAATGGAGCTAAATGTTTCGATAAAATTAAAGAGAGTGTATAGGGTTCTTCGCCGGCAGCGCAAGCGGCACTCCATACTTTTAATTTTCCGTTATTTTGCTCGAGTAATTTTGGTAGTGCTTTCGTCTCTAACGTTTGCCAACGTTCTTTATTTCTAAAAAACTCTGAAACGTTAATTGTAATATAGTCGATAAAACTTAAAAATAAATTTTGATTGGTACGTAAATTGCTTAGAAAACTAGTGTAGTTCACAAAGCCCTTTCTCGAAATAAAAGCATCGATTCTACGACGCATTCTATCTTGTTTATATGAAGCTATATCCATATTGAATTGTTGTTTAAAACTCGCGATAAAATGCTCATAATCTTGTTCAATTATCATATTTATAATAGGCACAATAACGATATTGTGCCTCCCCCTTTACATCATACGGATTTTTTGTTCAAAGTTTTTTTTCATTTGTTTTTCATGTAAACCTGGTAAATCATAAATAACAGCATCAATTCCTGCTTCTTTTGCAACGTCAACGGGAATGACAGATGTATGTTTGTCCCCATTATAAAAACAGAGAACTAAATCAGTATCTTCGATTATTTGTTTTACAAAAAACATATAATCTGATCGGTAAATGGAGTCGGAAGGATGATTAAAAGCGACATACTCAGCTCCGTGTTTTTTTAAGTAATCAACGACCTCTTGAAATTCATCTGTTAATGCTTGTAACGGCTGTAGCGTGTAAAGGCATAAATTTTGAGCGAGTCTTTCGT
This Bacillus paramycoides DNA region includes the following protein-coding sequences:
- the cheR gene encoding protein-glutamate O-methyltransferase CheR, whose amino-acid sequence is MIIEQDYEHFIASFKQQFNMDIASYKQDRMRRRIDAFISRKGFVNYTSFLSNLRTNQNLFLSFIDYITINVSEFFRNKERWQTLETKALPKLLEQNNGKLKVWSAACAAGEEPYTLSLILSKHLAPFRFEIQATDLDFHILETAKRGQYTERSLKELPADLKERHFTKENDIYSLHQNIKQNVTFKQHDLLMQSFDTNYDLIICRNVMIYFTEEARVKLYEKFSRALRKGGVLFVGSTEQILTPECYNLQRFDTFFYEKI
- a CDS encoding flagellar motor switch protein FliG — encoded protein: MNIFLCGSNQLTALDQEEIKKFLTDYAHKHKIYILCYKSIENEILRFFIENERLAQNLCLYTLQPLQALTDEFQEVVDYLKKHGAEYVAFNHPSDSIYRSDYMFFVKQIIEDTDLVLCFYNGDKHTSVIPVDVAKEAGIDAVIYDLPGLHEKQMKKNFEQKIRMM